A section of the Gloeobacter violaceus PCC 7421 genome encodes:
- the mazG gene encoding nucleoside triphosphate pyrophosphohydrolase: MLPVLTIVGLGPGSPDQLTPQALAALRGEAPVFLRTAIHPVVPALADLGVRFESFDHLYERCERFEQVYEGIVAELLQALAVHRAAVYAVPGHPLVAEATVQALLAGRERYRVVLVPGLSYIDAAMTALGLDPSGGLQLLDALKLPTSLNPRQPLLISQVYSPQVASEVKLQLLEIYPEDHPVQLLHHLGTGEEAVARLPLVELDRQAKIDHLSSLFVPALSDLPPESYALTRAVSDLVEVIRRLRDPVGGCPWDLEQTPRTLCRYIIEEAYETVDAIESDDAEDICEELGDLLLQVVLQAQIFSESGEFTLAEVAGGITSKLIRRHPHVFGDAQAPTAEDVRVNWEAIKAQEKPAPATLSAKLEKLARQMPALDAAAEISKKVVKIGFEWPDAPAVWVKLEEELAELRHAIAHESSERQAEELGDVLFTLINVARWQKIDAEAALRETNRRFLARFALVEQLADRDLASYSIDELEALWQKAKRRLYQPSSVVEPHTP, from the coding sequence ATGCTGCCAGTGCTCACGATCGTCGGTCTCGGTCCGGGTTCGCCCGACCAGCTCACCCCCCAGGCGCTCGCGGCGCTGCGGGGGGAAGCCCCTGTTTTTTTGCGCACCGCCATCCATCCGGTCGTACCGGCGCTTGCAGATCTGGGGGTGCGCTTCGAGAGTTTTGATCACCTCTACGAGCGCTGCGAACGCTTCGAGCAGGTGTACGAAGGCATCGTTGCGGAGCTGCTCCAGGCGCTCGCGGTGCACCGCGCCGCAGTCTACGCCGTGCCGGGGCATCCGCTGGTGGCCGAGGCGACTGTCCAGGCACTGCTTGCCGGGCGCGAGCGCTACCGGGTGGTGCTGGTGCCGGGGCTCAGCTACATCGATGCGGCTATGACCGCCCTGGGTCTCGATCCGAGCGGCGGGCTGCAACTGCTCGACGCGCTCAAGCTGCCCACTTCCCTCAACCCGCGCCAGCCGCTACTGATAAGCCAGGTCTATTCGCCACAGGTTGCCAGCGAGGTGAAGCTGCAACTGCTGGAGATCTATCCCGAAGATCATCCGGTGCAGCTGTTGCATCACCTGGGTACCGGCGAGGAAGCGGTTGCCCGGTTGCCGCTGGTGGAATTGGACCGGCAGGCGAAGATTGATCACCTGAGCAGCCTGTTCGTGCCTGCTCTGAGCGACCTGCCCCCCGAGTCCTACGCGCTCACCCGGGCGGTGAGCGACCTGGTCGAGGTGATCCGCCGTCTGCGCGACCCGGTGGGAGGTTGTCCGTGGGATCTGGAGCAGACGCCCCGCACCCTGTGCAGGTACATCATCGAGGAAGCCTACGAGACGGTCGACGCGATCGAATCGGACGATGCGGAAGATATCTGTGAGGAACTGGGCGATCTGCTGTTGCAGGTGGTGCTCCAGGCGCAAATATTCAGTGAAAGCGGTGAATTTACGCTCGCGGAGGTGGCGGGCGGCATTACGTCCAAGCTCATCCGCCGCCACCCCCACGTCTTTGGCGACGCCCAGGCGCCCACGGCTGAAGACGTGCGCGTCAACTGGGAGGCGATCAAGGCCCAGGAAAAGCCCGCGCCTGCCACGTTGAGCGCGAAACTCGAAAAACTTGCCCGTCAGATGCCGGCGCTGGACGCTGCCGCTGAGATATCCAAAAAAGTCGTCAAGATCGGTTTTGAGTGGCCCGACGCCCCCGCCGTCTGGGTGAAGCTCGAAGAGGAACTGGCCGAATTGCGCCACGCCATTGCCCATGAGAGCTCCGAGCGTCAGGCGGAAGAATTGGGGGATGTGCTCTTTACGCTCATCAACGTCGCCCGCTGGCAAAAAATCGATGCCGAGGCGGCCCTCAGAGAAACCAACCGCCGCTTTCTGGCGCGCTTTGCCCTGGTCGAGCAACTGGCGGATCGGGATCTGGCCAGCTATTCGATCGACGAACTGGAAGCCCTCTGGCAAAAGGCCAAGCGCCGCCTCTACCAGCCGTCATCAGTTGTCGAGCCGCACACTCCCTGA
- a CDS encoding DEAD/DEAH box helicase — translation MVASAQLDLLQLFPFDLDDFQREAIAALDENESVVVCAPTGSGKTVIAEYMVYRALAREKRVFYTTPLKALSNQKFRDFCSQFGPEQVGLLTGDISLNRDAPVVVMTTEIFRNMLYGMPLGEMGTTLAQVEAVILDECHYMNDSQRGTVWEESIIYCPANIQLVALSATIANAGQLTDWITRVHGPTRLIYSDFRPVPLEIHFCSPKGLFPLLDRGNQRINPHFKNIKKHLRGERNLQADAPSHKYVIGQLARRDMLPAIYFIFSRRGCDQALEELGDLCLLDAHEQEQLARQVDDFVREHPEAVRTHQLSQIYNGLAVHHAGVLPAWKALIEELFQQGLIKVVFATETLAAGINMPARTTVISMLSKRTDSGHRPLNASEFLQMAGRAGRRGMDEVGHVVTLQSPFESAPEAAALALSQADPLVSQFTPSYGMVLNLLERHSLETAQRLVGNSFGQYLATLHLEPVRREHAEVSAELEALAGGDAPVSEAELAAYEKLRGQLREARRLQMILKEQADREREQALEGQLKFALVGSLVVLTDPLDRVAKTAVLVRKVPGPPLMLVCLTADNRWVVTGVGGVLDFQPHSGRFDEAEGLSIPTYLMLRPGGHIAGGSESLDLSCRLPSLPVPEPPEAVTAQKNEVEQLRLAQENHPAHRWSGRSAHQRAQHHREKLLKRHQRLAEQLSGESDRYWQEFLRLVRVLEKVEFLDNHKPNALGAVAAAIRGDNELWLALALLNPEVEKLNAVQMAGLAAALVSEPPRPNTWATVTPSPQVEEAIAALQQTRRNLVRLQRRQQVLISVWLEERLVGLVELWAKGVDWQTLCGSTNLDEGDLVRLLRRTADLLRQVPHVPYLTDTVRQTCAESQRLLDRFPVSEAV, via the coding sequence GTGGTCGCCTCCGCCCAACTCGATCTACTGCAATTATTTCCGTTCGACCTCGACGATTTCCAGCGCGAGGCGATTGCCGCTCTCGATGAAAACGAATCGGTGGTGGTCTGCGCCCCCACCGGTTCGGGCAAGACGGTGATTGCCGAATATATGGTCTACCGCGCCCTCGCACGCGAAAAACGGGTCTTCTACACCACGCCCCTCAAGGCGCTGTCCAACCAGAAATTCCGCGATTTTTGCTCCCAGTTCGGACCGGAGCAAGTCGGCCTGCTCACCGGCGACATTTCGCTCAATCGCGACGCGCCGGTGGTGGTGATGACCACCGAGATCTTCCGCAACATGCTCTACGGCATGCCCCTGGGCGAGATGGGCACGACTTTGGCGCAGGTGGAGGCGGTGATCCTCGACGAGTGCCATTACATGAACGATTCCCAGCGCGGCACCGTCTGGGAGGAGTCGATTATCTATTGCCCCGCCAATATCCAGCTGGTGGCGCTCTCGGCGACGATCGCCAACGCCGGGCAGCTCACCGACTGGATCACCCGCGTGCACGGCCCGACCCGGCTTATCTACTCGGACTTTCGACCGGTGCCGCTGGAAATTCACTTTTGCTCGCCCAAGGGGCTTTTTCCACTGCTCGATCGGGGCAACCAGCGGATCAATCCCCATTTCAAGAACATCAAAAAGCATTTGCGCGGCGAGCGCAATCTGCAGGCCGATGCCCCCAGCCACAAGTACGTCATCGGTCAGCTGGCCCGCCGCGACATGCTGCCGGCGATTTATTTCATCTTCAGCCGCCGCGGCTGCGACCAGGCCCTCGAAGAACTGGGCGATCTGTGCCTGCTCGACGCGCACGAGCAGGAGCAACTGGCCCGGCAGGTGGACGATTTTGTGCGCGAACACCCCGAGGCGGTGCGCACCCACCAGCTTTCTCAGATCTACAACGGTCTGGCGGTCCACCACGCCGGCGTCCTGCCCGCCTGGAAAGCGCTCATCGAGGAGCTGTTTCAGCAGGGGCTCATCAAGGTCGTCTTTGCCACCGAGACGCTGGCCGCCGGCATCAACATGCCGGCGCGCACGACGGTCATCTCGATGCTCTCCAAGCGCACCGACAGCGGCCATCGGCCTTTAAACGCGTCGGAATTTTTGCAGATGGCCGGGCGGGCCGGACGGCGCGGTATGGACGAGGTCGGCCATGTGGTAACCTTGCAAAGTCCTTTTGAATCGGCGCCGGAAGCTGCCGCCCTGGCGTTGTCCCAGGCGGATCCGCTGGTCAGCCAGTTCACCCCGAGTTACGGCATGGTGCTCAATTTGCTGGAGCGCCACTCGCTGGAGACGGCCCAGCGTCTGGTGGGCAACAGCTTCGGGCAGTACCTGGCGACGTTGCACCTGGAGCCGGTGCGCCGCGAGCATGCCGAGGTGAGTGCCGAACTGGAGGCGCTCGCGGGTGGCGACGCCCCGGTGAGCGAGGCGGAGCTCGCCGCCTACGAGAAATTGCGCGGCCAACTGCGCGAGGCGCGGCGGCTGCAGATGATCCTCAAAGAACAGGCCGACCGCGAGCGCGAGCAAGCGCTTGAAGGTCAGCTCAAATTTGCCCTGGTCGGGTCGCTGGTGGTGTTGACCGACCCGCTCGACCGGGTGGCCAAGACGGCTGTACTGGTGCGCAAGGTGCCCGGACCGCCGCTGATGCTCGTTTGCCTCACCGCCGACAACCGCTGGGTGGTGACCGGCGTCGGGGGGGTGCTCGACTTTCAACCCCACTCGGGGCGCTTCGACGAAGCCGAGGGCCTGTCCATTCCTACCTACCTGATGCTGCGCCCCGGCGGTCACATCGCGGGCGGCTCCGAGAGCCTGGATCTCAGCTGCCGGTTGCCCTCGCTGCCGGTGCCCGAGCCGCCGGAGGCGGTGACGGCCCAAAAAAACGAGGTCGAGCAGTTGCGCCTGGCCCAGGAGAATCATCCGGCCCACCGCTGGTCCGGCCGCTCCGCCCACCAGCGCGCCCAGCACCACCGCGAAAAACTGCTGAAGCGCCACCAGCGCCTGGCGGAGCAGCTGAGCGGCGAATCCGATCGCTACTGGCAGGAATTTCTGCGCCTGGTGCGCGTACTTGAGAAGGTCGAATTTCTCGACAACCACAAGCCCAACGCCCTCGGGGCGGTGGCCGCCGCCATCCGCGGAGACAACGAACTGTGGCTTGCCCTGGCCCTGCTCAATCCGGAAGTCGAAAAGCTGAATGCCGTGCAGATGGCGGGGCTGGCTGCCGCCCTCGTGAGCGAACCGCCGCGGCCCAACACTTGGGCGACGGTCACTCCTTCGCCGCAGGTGGAAGAAGCGATTGCCGCCCTGCAGCAGACCCGCCGCAACCTGGTGCGCCTGCAGCGCCGCCAGCAGGTGCTCATCTCGGTCTGGTTGGAGGAGCGGTTGGTGGGCCTGGTCGAACTGTGGGCCAAAGGTGTCGACTGGCAGACGTTGTGTGGAAGCACAAACCTCGATGAGGGCGATCTGGTGCGGCTTTTGCGCCGCACGGCCGATCTGCTCAGGCAGGTACCCCACGTTCCCTATTTGACCGACACCGTGCGGCAAACCTGCGCCGAGTCCCAGCGGTTGCTCGATCGCTTCCCGGTCAGCGAAGCGGTCTAA
- the nuoL gene encoding NADH-quinone oxidoreductase subunit L, translating into MESLVQFGWLIPLYCLAGALFSLPWALTQSKGQRIAAFGGLFFTGLALLHASLMLPEVLAGAGGTFRFPWIDFGTLNIEVSGLINPLTAGTLVLVAGVSLLVQLYSLGYMDHEPRLARYYGLLSFFTMAMLGLVLSDNLLAMYGFWELMGLSSYLLVGFWWSKPAAAAAAKKAFLTTRVGDFLLLIGILLLYVNAGTLEITALGEWAETATIAAPLATLIVLLLFAGPVGKSAQFPLHVWLPDAMEGPTPASALIHAATMVAAGVFMVARLEPVFALSSTALMVVAYTGAITALGSALMATAQNDIKRVLAYSTISQLGYMFMALGVGNTEAAMFHLFTHAFFKAMLFLGAGSVIHGAHTQDMREMGGLMGRMPVTAFTYGIGVLALAGVFPFAGFWSKDAILHALEKAELYPVFAMGLLTAGLTAFYMARQYILVFLGKPSEKSSRAHESTWTMSLPLVILAVPSAAAGWLGNEWFLKEELDTTLLVLSSGVVTVGFAVALAVYVFNLVPKSVVQALVPVRAALENRLYIDDFYSRTFGNGLAGIAVVVAWLDRNVVDGIVNLVSAVTLLSGESLKYLETGKAQLYLLVIFVSVIALGVMVGMR; encoded by the coding sequence ATGGAAAGCCTTGTGCAGTTCGGTTGGCTGATCCCACTTTATTGTTTGGCGGGCGCCCTGTTTTCCCTACCCTGGGCGCTCACCCAGTCGAAAGGCCAGCGAATTGCAGCTTTCGGCGGACTGTTCTTTACCGGGTTGGCGCTGCTGCACGCGAGCTTGATGTTGCCCGAGGTCCTGGCTGGAGCGGGCGGCACCTTTCGCTTTCCATGGATCGATTTTGGAACGCTGAATATCGAGGTGAGCGGCCTGATCAACCCGCTCACCGCCGGCACACTGGTGCTGGTGGCGGGGGTGAGCCTGCTGGTGCAACTGTACTCGCTGGGCTACATGGACCACGAGCCGCGGCTGGCCCGCTACTACGGCCTGCTCAGCTTTTTTACCATGGCCATGCTCGGGCTGGTGCTCTCCGACAACCTGCTCGCCATGTACGGCTTCTGGGAGTTGATGGGCCTGTCGAGCTATCTGCTGGTCGGCTTCTGGTGGTCAAAGCCCGCCGCCGCCGCCGCCGCCAAAAAAGCCTTTCTCACCACCCGCGTCGGCGACTTTTTGCTGCTGATTGGCATTCTGCTGCTCTACGTCAACGCCGGAACGCTTGAAATTACGGCCCTGGGCGAATGGGCGGAAACGGCCACGATCGCCGCTCCCCTCGCCACGCTGATCGTGCTATTGCTGTTCGCGGGTCCGGTGGGCAAGTCGGCCCAGTTCCCGCTGCACGTCTGGTTGCCGGACGCGATGGAAGGTCCGACCCCGGCTTCGGCCCTCATCCACGCCGCCACGATGGTCGCCGCCGGGGTGTTCATGGTGGCGCGCCTCGAACCGGTCTTTGCCCTCTCGAGCACGGCCCTCATGGTCGTCGCCTACACCGGCGCCATCACCGCCCTGGGTTCGGCCCTGATGGCCACGGCCCAAAACGACATCAAGCGGGTGCTCGCCTACTCGACCATCTCCCAGTTGGGCTACATGTTCATGGCTCTGGGCGTCGGAAACACCGAGGCGGCGATGTTCCACTTGTTCACCCACGCTTTTTTCAAGGCGATGCTGTTTCTCGGGGCCGGTTCGGTCATCCACGGCGCCCACACCCAGGACATGCGCGAGATGGGCGGTCTGATGGGCAGAATGCCGGTGACGGCCTTCACCTACGGCATCGGTGTGCTGGCGCTTGCCGGTGTCTTTCCTTTCGCCGGTTTCTGGTCAAAGGACGCTATCCTGCACGCCCTCGAAAAGGCCGAACTGTATCCGGTCTTTGCGATGGGGCTGTTGACCGCCGGTCTGACCGCCTTCTACATGGCCCGCCAGTACATCCTGGTCTTTTTGGGCAAGCCTTCTGAAAAATCGAGCCGCGCCCACGAGTCGACCTGGACGATGTCCCTGCCCTTGGTGATCCTGGCGGTTCCTTCGGCGGCGGCGGGCTGGCTGGGTAACGAGTGGTTCCTCAAAGAAGAACTGGACACGACGCTTCTTGTCCTCTCCTCGGGGGTGGTCACCGTCGGCTTCGCCGTCGCCCTCGCCGTTTACGTCTTCAATCTGGTGCCCAAGTCCGTGGTGCAGGCGCTCGTACCCGTGCGCGCCGCCCTCGAGAACCGTCTCTACATCGACGACTTTTACAGCCGAACCTTCGGCAACGGCTTGGCGGGCATCGCCGTGGTTGTCGCCTGGCTCGACCGCAACGTGGTTGACGGCATCGTCAACCTGGTGAGTGCCGTGACGCTCTTGAGCGGCGAGAGCCTCAAGTACCTGGAGACCGGTAAGGCGCAGCTCTATCTGCTGGTGATTTTCGTCTCGGTGATCGCCCTGGGCGTAATGGTCGGAATGCGCTGA
- a CDS encoding pyridoxal phosphate-dependent aminotransferase: MSRLATRVASLTPSLTLAIAAKAKALAAGGVDVCGLSAGEPDFDTPAPIKAAAKAALDRGETKYGPVAGQPRLRERIARKLERENGLPYTPEQILVTNGGKQGLYNAIMALIEPGDAVLIPSPYWLSYPEMVSLAGGTSVLLPTTEATGFKITPEQLEAAITPRTRLLILNSPSNPTGMVYSRPELEAITEVVLRHDLMVLSDEIYEKLVYDGARHHSIGGLGREMFARTITSGGFSKAFAMTGWRLGYLAGPTDLIGAAGAIQSHSTSNVAAYSQAGALAALEDPQVALEVERMVRVFAERRTAMYDAVAAIPGLRCARAQGAFYLLPDISATGLNSTAFCEQLLDQFHVAAVPGIAFGSDSHVRLSYATDLDTIYKGVERLGQFVRQCLAVRA, translated from the coding sequence ATGTCCCGCCTGGCCACCCGCGTCGCTTCGCTGACTCCATCGCTCACGCTTGCCATTGCCGCCAAAGCCAAGGCGCTGGCGGCGGGCGGCGTCGATGTGTGCGGCCTGAGCGCCGGGGAACCCGATTTCGATACTCCTGCTCCCATCAAGGCGGCGGCCAAGGCGGCCCTCGACCGCGGTGAGACCAAGTACGGACCGGTGGCCGGGCAGCCGCGCCTGCGCGAACGGATTGCCCGAAAGTTGGAGCGCGAAAACGGCCTACCCTACACCCCCGAGCAGATTCTGGTCACCAACGGCGGCAAGCAGGGCCTTTACAACGCGATCATGGCCCTCATCGAACCCGGCGATGCGGTGCTCATCCCGAGCCCCTACTGGCTGAGCTACCCGGAGATGGTTTCGCTCGCGGGCGGTACCTCGGTGCTCTTGCCCACCACCGAGGCGACCGGCTTCAAGATCACGCCTGAGCAACTGGAGGCCGCCATCACCCCCCGCACCCGGTTGCTCATCCTCAATTCCCCCTCCAACCCGACGGGCATGGTCTACAGCCGCCCCGAACTGGAGGCGATTACCGAGGTGGTTCTGCGCCACGACCTGATGGTTCTCTCCGACGAAATCTACGAAAAACTCGTCTACGACGGCGCGCGGCACCACAGCATCGGCGGCCTGGGGCGCGAAATGTTTGCGCGCACGATCACCAGCGGCGGCTTCAGCAAGGCTTTTGCGATGACCGGCTGGCGGCTCGGGTACCTGGCCGGTCCCACGGACCTGATTGGGGCCGCCGGCGCCATTCAGAGCCACAGCACCTCCAACGTCGCCGCCTACTCCCAAGCCGGGGCGTTGGCGGCCCTCGAAGATCCGCAGGTGGCGCTCGAAGTGGAGCGGATGGTGCGCGTCTTCGCCGAGCGGCGCACCGCCATGTACGATGCGGTGGCGGCGATCCCGGGTCTGCGCTGTGCCCGTGCCCAGGGGGCTTTCTATCTGCTGCCGGATATTTCCGCCACGGGCCTCAATTCCACGGCCTTCTGCGAACAACTGCTCGACCAATTCCACGTCGCTGCGGTGCCCGGCATCGCCTTCGGCTCGGACAGCCACGTCCGCCTTTCTTACGCCACCGACCTCGACACCATCTACAAAGGCGTTGAACGTCTCGGCCAGTTTGTGCGCCAGTGCCTGGCCGTGCGCGCCTGA
- a CDS encoding cysteine desulfurase-like protein: MNNVLDLDFVRRQFPALMGEWTFLDNAGGSQILGRVVERIADFLLTTNVQIGASYAISEAATARLDLARARMAAYLNAEYPEEIVHGSSTTQLLSNLAAAMAPSLQPGDEIVVTDCDHESNIGPWVRLAHQRGLALKIWKINPETWTLEPEDLEMLLGERTRLVCFTYASNVVGTIQPVAQIVRLAHRYGARVCIDAVAYAPHRAIDVRATGVDFLTFSTYKTYGPHAAVLYGKRDWLLELASLNHYFIGKDDIPYKLQPGNANFELAWGMSGLVDYCEELAALHAQIPADTVHGRVEQAFEPIARHEEYLGARLLAYLTSKPNVRILGLRGADRERRVPTVSFWIPGRHASEIPTRIDPLKIGIRWGDFYARRLIDSLGLTPAGGIVRVSMVHYNTPAEIDRLIVGLESIL; encoded by the coding sequence ATGAATAATGTGCTCGATCTCGATTTTGTGCGGCGGCAGTTTCCGGCGCTGATGGGTGAGTGGACTTTTTTAGACAACGCGGGCGGTTCGCAGATTCTTGGCCGGGTGGTCGAGCGGATTGCCGATTTTTTGCTGACCACCAACGTGCAGATCGGTGCCTCCTATGCGATCTCCGAGGCGGCCACCGCCCGGCTCGACCTGGCCCGCGCCCGAATGGCCGCCTACTTGAACGCCGAATATCCCGAAGAGATCGTCCACGGCTCCTCCACCACCCAATTGCTTTCCAACCTGGCAGCGGCGATGGCTCCCAGCCTGCAGCCCGGCGATGAGATCGTCGTCACCGACTGTGACCACGAATCGAATATCGGACCCTGGGTGCGCCTGGCCCACCAACGGGGGCTCGCCCTCAAGATCTGGAAGATCAACCCCGAGACCTGGACGCTGGAACCGGAAGATCTGGAGATGTTGCTGGGTGAGCGCACCCGGCTGGTGTGCTTCACCTACGCTTCCAACGTCGTGGGCACCATCCAGCCTGTAGCCCAGATCGTTCGGCTGGCCCACCGCTACGGAGCGCGCGTCTGCATCGACGCGGTCGCCTACGCCCCCCACCGCGCCATCGACGTGCGCGCCACCGGTGTCGATTTTCTGACCTTCAGCACCTACAAGACCTACGGTCCCCACGCGGCGGTGCTCTACGGCAAGCGCGACTGGCTGTTGGAGCTGGCGAGTCTCAACCACTACTTCATCGGCAAAGACGACATTCCCTACAAGTTGCAGCCCGGCAACGCCAACTTCGAACTGGCCTGGGGGATGAGCGGCCTGGTCGATTATTGCGAAGAGCTGGCCGCGCTGCACGCCCAGATACCGGCCGACACCGTCCACGGCCGGGTGGAGCAGGCTTTTGAACCGATTGCCCGCCACGAGGAGTACCTGGGCGCCCGGCTGCTTGCCTATTTAACCAGTAAGCCAAACGTGCGCATCCTGGGTCTGCGCGGGGCGGACCGCGAGCGGCGCGTTCCGACGGTGAGCTTCTGGATTCCGGGCCGTCACGCCTCGGAGATCCCGACCCGGATCGATCCGCTCAAGATTGGCATCCGCTGGGGCGACTTTTACGCCCGCCGCCTCATCGACAGCCTCGGTCTCACCCCTGCCGGGGGGATCGTGCGCGTCTCGATGGTCCACTACAACACGCCTGCAGAGATCGACCGGCTCATCGTGGGGCTGGAGAGCATCTTGTAG
- a CDS encoding 2OG-Fe dioxygenase family protein, giving the protein MEQLFTLQRLDFDVSEIRTYFASLPADQYTPGGYRTRRFDCFKLSTAGLIKLPHQDFYQSSDYNPKLGGIVRSYQPLADELTGLASFAQLLQTFARLSALRGEAVEIGVHQLEISCSEGHLGYPAPEGIHQDGFQVIGIYVVGVDNLQGGETLLYREKHGRPILRWTLNPGELLVINDRELFHYTSPIRVQQPGRGVRDAFVFTANALAGGQYSTAA; this is encoded by the coding sequence ATGGAACAGTTGTTTACCCTGCAGCGGCTGGATTTTGATGTCTCTGAAATTCGTACCTATTTTGCATCGCTTCCGGCCGATCAGTACACGCCCGGCGGTTATCGCACGCGCCGGTTCGATTGCTTCAAACTGTCGACTGCGGGGCTGATTAAACTACCCCATCAAGATTTTTACCAGAGCAGCGATTACAATCCCAAGCTGGGAGGGATTGTGCGCTCCTATCAACCTCTGGCAGATGAGTTGACCGGACTGGCGAGTTTCGCTCAACTGTTGCAAACGTTCGCCCGCCTGTCGGCATTGCGCGGCGAGGCCGTCGAAATCGGCGTGCACCAGCTGGAGATCAGCTGCAGCGAGGGTCATTTGGGCTATCCCGCTCCCGAGGGCATCCACCAGGACGGCTTCCAGGTGATCGGCATCTACGTGGTGGGTGTGGACAACCTGCAGGGGGGCGAGACGCTTCTGTACCGCGAGAAGCACGGCAGGCCGATTTTGCGCTGGACGCTCAATCCCGGCGAACTGCTGGTCATCAACGACCGCGAGCTGTTTCACTACACCTCGCCTATCCGGGTGCAGCAGCCGGGCCGGGGAGTGCGCGACGCCTTCGTCTTCACGGCGAACGCACTGGCGGGCGGGCAGTACAGCACTGCCGCCTGA
- a CDS encoding PQQ-dependent sugar dehydrogenase — translation MNWVVRTATASALALAVGASALSFATAKEMLPQPFATPSATKRAEAIGWPEGRTPVAPAGFRVSRFAGELDNPRWLYVLPNGDVLAAESRTPRYGPSANRITLLRDGNGDGTPEVRSVFLSGLNLPFGMLVLGDSFYVANTDGLLRYPYKSGQLRIAAPGTKIVDLPGTGYNNHWTRNLTAGPDGKKIYISVGSATNVDEENIDAKDPRRAAILEVNPDGSGLRVFAGGLRNPVGMDWLPDSNSLWTVVNERDHLGDDLVPDYLTRVREGAFYGWPYAYFGQNEDPRQKGKRPDLVAKAVEPDFGLGAHTASLGLAFYRARTFPATYHGGAFIGQRGSWNRSRFAGYKVLFVPFRNGQPTGPAQDFLTGFIADEARSEVYGRPVGVTTLADGSLLVADDAGNTVWRVAYTGR, via the coding sequence ATGAATTGGGTCGTCCGCACTGCAACAGCTTCAGCCCTGGCCCTGGCGGTCGGCGCTTCGGCATTGTCCTTCGCCACTGCCAAAGAGATGCTGCCCCAGCCCTTTGCCACCCCCTCCGCCACCAAGCGCGCCGAAGCAATCGGCTGGCCGGAGGGTCGCACCCCTGTCGCCCCGGCGGGTTTTCGGGTAAGCCGCTTTGCCGGGGAACTCGACAATCCGCGCTGGCTGTACGTGTTACCTAACGGCGATGTGCTGGCGGCTGAGTCGCGCACCCCAAGGTACGGTCCCTCCGCCAACCGTATCACCCTGCTGCGCGACGGCAATGGCGACGGCACCCCCGAGGTGCGCTCGGTGTTTCTAAGCGGCCTCAACCTGCCCTTCGGCATGCTGGTGTTGGGCGACAGTTTCTACGTGGCCAACACCGACGGCCTGCTGCGCTACCCCTACAAAAGCGGCCAACTGCGCATCGCCGCGCCAGGAACCAAGATCGTCGATCTGCCCGGCACCGGCTACAACAACCACTGGACGCGCAATCTGACGGCCGGCCCCGACGGCAAAAAAATCTATATCTCCGTGGGATCGGCCACCAACGTCGATGAAGAAAATATCGACGCCAAAGATCCGAGGCGGGCGGCGATTCTGGAGGTCAACCCCGACGGCAGCGGCCTGCGCGTGTTTGCCGGCGGCCTGCGCAACCCGGTGGGCATGGACTGGCTGCCCGACAGCAACAGCCTCTGGACAGTCGTCAACGAGCGCGATCACCTGGGGGACGACCTGGTGCCCGATTATCTCACCCGCGTGCGCGAGGGTGCCTTCTACGGCTGGCCCTACGCCTACTTCGGCCAGAACGAAGATCCGCGCCAGAAGGGCAAGCGCCCCGACCTGGTGGCCAAGGCCGTCGAGCCGGATTTTGGCCTGGGTGCCCACACCGCCTCGTTGGGGCTCGCCTTCTACCGGGCGCGCACTTTTCCGGCCACCTACCACGGCGGCGCCTTTATCGGTCAGCGCGGCTCCTGGAACCGTTCGCGCTTCGCAGGCTACAAGGTGCTTTTTGTGCCGTTTCGCAACGGTCAGCCCACCGGTCCTGCCCAGGACTTTTTGACTGGTTTTATCGCCGATGAGGCCCGCTCCGAAGTTTACGGGCGGCCGGTGGGGGTGACCACCCTCGCGGACGGATCGCTGTTGGTGGCCGACGACGCGGGCAATACCGTCTGGCGCGTGGCGTACACCGGCCGCTAA
- a CDS encoding sulfotransferase family protein — protein sequence MEIIGAGFGRTGTLSLKIALEMLGFGPCYHMVEVLDGQKNPGHLQTWEDASQGKPVAWKALYQNFRSSVDWPTCAFYRELIQVFPAAKVLLSVRDPYKWYQSAFETIYSSGKPPISERTQFSRMVDRIIWEGTFGGRFEDREHAVAVFNRHIEAVKAAVPAERLLVFEVKEGWEPLCRFLGVAVPEAPFPHANDTAEFKARIATFSGGG from the coding sequence ATGGAAATAATCGGCGCGGGTTTTGGCAGAACGGGTACCCTGTCGCTCAAGATTGCCCTGGAGATGCTTGGGTTTGGGCCTTGCTACCACATGGTGGAGGTGCTGGACGGGCAGAAAAATCCCGGCCACCTACAGACGTGGGAGGACGCCTCCCAGGGCAAACCGGTCGCTTGGAAAGCGCTGTACCAGAATTTCCGCTCCTCGGTGGACTGGCCGACCTGCGCGTTCTACCGAGAATTGATCCAGGTCTTCCCGGCGGCGAAGGTGCTGCTGAGCGTGCGCGACCCCTACAAGTGGTACCAGAGCGCCTTCGAGACCATCTACAGTTCCGGTAAGCCCCCGATTTCTGAGCGGACCCAGTTCAGCCGCATGGTGGATAGGATCATCTGGGAGGGCACCTTTGGTGGTCGTTTCGAAGACCGCGAGCACGCCGTGGCGGTGTTCAACCGCCACATCGAGGCGGTCAAAGCCGCGGTTCCCGCTGAGCGGCTGCTGGTCTTCGAAGTCAAGGAAGGTTGGGAACCGCTCTGCCGGTTTTTGGGTGTGGCCGTGCCGGAGGCACCATTTCCCCACGCCAACGACACCGCCGAATTCAAGGCGCGCATCGCCACCTTCAGCGGCGGCGGCTGA